A single genomic interval of uncultured Desulfobacter sp. harbors:
- a CDS encoding methyl viologen-reducing hydrogenase, with protein sequence MPVKVANEWLNSCSGCEIAILNLGETLLNLLPQIEFVHIPVLMDHKHYGQLGEKKEIDIPKATVGLLSGGIRNEEHLEVAHEMRKKCESLIALGTCATHGGIPALINSFTNDEFLKYYYSTDSTESNAKIPDQGISPLLDRCYALDEKINVDLYLPGCPPHPDQIATVISELLTGQTPELPFKSVCDTCPAIRKGKGYITAIKRFTGNPEYNPDKGIDQMRCLLEQGYLCAGPVTRAGCAGNNGEAPRCISARVPCRGCYGPVRQNGNQLLDMLNALASNGIDISSIPDRNSLLRFSGAHNRLVPSIKGDK encoded by the coding sequence ATGCCTGTAAAGGTTGCCAATGAATGGCTCAACTCCTGCTCTGGGTGTGAAATTGCCATATTGAATCTGGGAGAAACCCTTCTGAATCTTTTGCCCCAAATTGAATTTGTTCATATTCCGGTTCTGATGGACCATAAGCACTATGGACAGCTTGGAGAAAAAAAGGAGATTGATATTCCCAAGGCTACGGTGGGATTGCTGTCGGGCGGAATCCGTAATGAAGAGCATCTTGAGGTGGCTCATGAAATGCGCAAAAAATGCGAGAGTCTCATTGCCCTTGGCACCTGCGCTACCCATGGCGGCATCCCCGCGCTGATCAATTCATTCACCAACGATGAATTTCTGAAATATTATTATTCAACAGACAGCACAGAATCGAACGCTAAAATTCCAGACCAGGGTATTTCCCCGCTGCTGGATCGCTGTTATGCCCTGGACGAAAAGATAAATGTGGATCTTTATCTGCCGGGATGTCCGCCCCACCCGGATCAAATCGCCACAGTTATTTCAGAGTTGTTAACTGGCCAGACACCGGAACTTCCCTTTAAAAGTGTATGTGACACCTGTCCTGCAATTCGAAAAGGCAAAGGATACATCACCGCCATCAAACGCTTTACGGGAAACCCGGAATATAATCCGGACAAAGGTATTGACCAGATGCGCTGTCTTCTGGAACAGGGGTATTTGTGTGCAGGCCCCGTCACCCGGGCCGGGTGCGCAGGCAATAATGGGGAAGCGCCCAGGTGCATCAGCGCCCGGGTTCCATGCAGAGGCTGCTACGGCCCTGTTCGCCAGAACGGTAACCAGTTGTTGGACATGCTAAATGCCCTGGCTTCCAACGGTATCGACATCTCATCCATCCCGGATCGAAACAGCCTGCTGCGTTTCTCAGGCGCGCATAATCGGCTGGTTCCCTCGATAAAAGGAGACAAATAA